From the Vallicoccus soli genome, the window ACGCAGGCGTCGCCGTCGCGGGCGATCTCGACGAGGTCGCCGACGGCGGCCTCGACCCCGGCGACCGACACGGTCAGCCCGACGATGGAGGTGACCTCGCCGGTGACCCGCGGGCGGGCGGCGGCGAGCGCAGCGGCGGGGAGCCGCAGGGCGGTCGGGACGCTCACGGGACGAGGACCTCCCGCACGCGCGCAAGCGCTGTCCCGAGCTGCGCGTCGACGTGCGTCGCGTCGCAGTCGGCGAGGCACCCACCGCGCTCGACCCCGGGGTCGGCGACGAGGGTCACGTCGCGGCCGGGGACCGGCGCCGCGAGGCCGGCGAGGGCGGCGTGGTCCTCCGGGTGCAGCCGCGCCACCACGGGGCGCCCCCGCGGCACGAGGTCCAGGGCGCGGCGCAGCGCGTCGAGGCCCGGGGACTCCGCGACGGTGAGCTCCCGCGCCAGCAGGGCGGCCGCCAGCTCGAGCGCCGCGGTCAGCGCCGCGTCGCGCAGCTGCTCGGCCGGGACGACCGCGCGGCGCTCGAGGGCGCCGGCGGCGTCGTCGAGGGCCCGTACGGCCCGCGCCACGTCCTGCGCCCGCCGCGCCTCGGCGGCGTCGAGCCGGCGCTGCGCCGCGTCGGCCTCGGCCCGGACCGCCCCGCTCGCGGCGGCGACGCCCTCGGCCCAGCCGGCGGCGTAGCCCTCGGCGCGGGCCGCCTCGCGGACCTGCTGCGCGACCTCCTCGAAGGCGCGGTCGAGCGCCGGGTCGACGAGGCGCGGGTCGGCGGTGCCGGAGCGGACGAAGCGCGAGCTGCGCAGGTCCACGTCCAGGCGCGCGGCCGCGGCGCCGGCCGCGTCGGTGCCGCGGATCACGCCCGCGGGCACCCGCTCAGGCGACGAACTCATCCTCGCTCCCCCCACCCCGCGCGATGACGATCTGGCCGGACTCCTCGAGGGTGCGGATGACCTGGACGACCTTGACCTGGGCCTCCTCGACGGTGCTGAGGCGGACCGGGCCGAGCATCTCGATCTCGTCGGCCAGGTTGGCCGCCGCGCGCTCGGAGAGGTTCTTCATGACCTTGTCGCGGACGTCCGCGCGCACGCCCTTGAGGGCGGTGGCGAGGTCGTTCGTCTCGACCTGGCGCAGGATGAGCTGGATCGAGCGGTCGTCGATGCCGGTGATGTCCTCGAACATGAACATGCGGCTGCGGACCTCCTCGGCGAGCGCGGGGTCGCGCCCCTCGAGGCCCTCGAGGATGAGCCGCTCGGTCGCCCGGTCGGCCCGGTTGATGATGTCGACCAGCGGCTGCAGGCCGCCGATCTCGGACAGGTCCGACGGCTGCAGGACCGAGGACAGCTTGCGCTCCAGGGTCGCCTCGACCGACTTGATGATCTCGGGCGACGTGCGGTCCATGACCGCGATGCGGTGGGCGACGTCCGCCTGCAGCTGCGAGGGCAGGCCGGAGAGCACCATGGACGCCTGGTCCGCGGTCATGTGCGCGAGGACCAGGGCGATGGTCTGCGGGTGCTCGTCCTGCAGGAACGACAGCAGCTGGCGCGGGTCGGCCTGGTGCAGG encodes:
- a CDS encoding FliH/SctL family protein, coding for MPAGVIRGTDAAGAAAARLDVDLRSSRFVRSGTADPRLVDPALDRAFEEVAQQVREAARAEGYAAGWAEGVAAASGAVRAEADAAQRRLDAAEARRAQDVARAVRALDDAAGALERRAVVPAEQLRDAALTAALELAAALLARELTVAESPGLDALRRALDLVPRGRPVVARLHPEDHAALAGLAAPVPGRDVTLVADPGVERGGCLADCDATHVDAQLGTALARVREVLVP
- the fliG gene encoding flagellar motor switch protein FliG produces the protein MATQTADEVMTGPRKAAVLLVQMGREASARILAEMRETEVEEIMAEIVRLQDVETTVAEDVLTEFHEMVKARAFVGQGGFGYARDLLSDSLGDDRAGEILSRISAAVMEMPFQFLHQADPRQLLSFLQDEHPQTIALVLAHMTADQASMVLSGLPSQLQADVAHRIAVMDRTSPEIIKSVEATLERKLSSVLQPSDLSEIGGLQPLVDIINRADRATERLILEGLEGRDPALAEEVRSRMFMFEDITGIDDRSIQLILRQVETNDLATALKGVRADVRDKVMKNLSERAAANLADEIEMLGPVRLSTVEEAQVKVVQVIRTLEESGQIVIARGGGSEDEFVA